In Oryza sativa Japonica Group chromosome 2, ASM3414082v1, the following are encoded in one genomic region:
- the LOC107279990 gene encoding uncharacterized protein yields MMFDRSDHLGRVAHPEWYILVQDLVVHNVKLKRVLIDGGSALNILFTKTLDKMQIPRSKMKSSSAPFHRVVPMISSMLLGQISLPVTFGLGIISRQNICFEVADFEAAYYAILGRPALAKFVVVPYYTYLMLKMPSQQRVISLRSDVKQAVTSDKESCEMTQSHGRALDQQEV; encoded by the coding sequence ATGATgttcgaccgctcggatcatcttGGCCGAGTGGCTCACCCGGAGTGGTACATCCTGGTACAAGATCTAGTGGTTCATAATGTTAAGTTGAAGCGTgtcctcatcgacggtggcagcgcgCTCAATATCCTGTTCACCAAGACACTGGATAAGATGCAGATTCCAAGATCCAAGATGAAGTCGAGTTCTGCTCCGTTTCATAGGGTTGTCCCTATGATATCCTCAATGCTACTCGGCCAGATCAGCCTTCCAGTCACCTTCGGACTCGGAATAATTTCCAGACAGAATATCTGCTTTGAAGTTGCTGATTTTGAGGCAGCTTATTATGCCATACTGGGAAGGCCAGCTCTAGCTAAGTTCGTTGTCGTCCCCTACTACACCTACTTGATGTTGAAGATGCCAAGTCAACAACGAGTTATCTCATTGCGTAGCGACGTCAAACAAGCCGTCACCTCCGACAAGGAGAGCTGCGAGATGACCCAATCTCATGGGAGGGCACTCGACCAGCAAGAGGTCTGA